A genome region from Stenotrophomonas maltophilia includes the following:
- a CDS encoding translocation/assembly module TamB domain-containing protein — MSTPAPSPNTPPPRVRFYRRRRFWAWSGVGVLGLVLLALLAVYWLLQTVAGRDVLLAQVVARLPVGASFTWDKVDGPVAGPLTLYNVDFRYDDIHFHAERAHLEPDLRPLLGRKLLLDKLELTNATLNLAKSEEPFKLPSWPDSLPQIEMPLAIQADAIAIDGFRISQANEPVIDISRVRGGIEIANGEFQAHKLVVDSDMGNFTAQGRYIPAKDYDTDVTVTAVLPAPRGRTAATVGLVARGDLAHMEVAVAGRAPKPLHAMLVFDGRTDPTWNATVRSDELDLALLSPALASTAIAPLALDFTAAGKGGNANLHGRIKQGDQELELAPSVVSLQDQVLKVSPLLVKGLGGEARLEGTADFSQEDQQKLNFSVVARDLTYVPAPDPNTAGSAPVPVTLKEARFGLAGTLKAWAAIGRAEVERDAQKAQLRFDVRGNDQAASIHQLQAQTPGGQLQVEGQVAWAPQLDWDAKATLKDFDPGYFVPGWNGRLSGNLASKGRQLPPPANAPPGTAGTLEATVDLPSLKGMLRQRNLDAQGKFALQGAQGQGDLKLSLGSSRVTASGKVGDRLDIDARFEPLQLSDLLPGADGGLRGQVQVKGPRDAPDITADLVGNNLNWDGYGAESVSIKGHLPWRGDSGSLAVQGQQVNAGMLLERLNVDAQGSVSNLRLAAQTRNEMGAVELQGSVRQQGTQWRGELASLRIAPVKGDAWSLRAPAAFAINGGTYTLSEACLAAASSGALCAQANWPREGLVVRSDALPLALVQPWLPPQSGRRIYLRGDVSLDAQIRPRGNAWEGHVEVRSKEGGVRLGENRNTVGDTTRGELVRYDQFSLKLDMTPASIKGYLGMGFQGNGFVDAKMQTGWEASAPLNGELYLNMSRLYWLELFSPDIVRPTGLIEGHVSLRGTRGQPSLGGDAQLSNFKGEFPALGLTFDQGKGSFVAQPDGSAKITAQANSGQGTLYVDGGLSWFGDAQPLQLKIHGENVLLSNTSELRIVANPNLDFTLAKAAMELRGTVHVPEADIDLERLDRGTSVSEDVVVLDPADPEESRTSPLDMDLTVSLGDKVKMTGFGLKGALTGKMQVWAKPGREMTANGGLEVSGRYKAYGQDLTITRGNLTWNYNAVSDPRINIRAERRIGDVTAGIDVTGRAQQPRADVWSEPAMSQSEALAYLVLGRSLTGASSDQAQQVNAASAALSAGSGLLASQLGAKLGLDDAGVSQSRALGGSVIGVGKYISPKLYVGYGVSLVGAGSVITLKYLLRRGFDVEVESSTVENRGSINWRREK; from the coding sequence GAGCACGCCCGCACCGAGCCCGAACACGCCGCCGCCGCGCGTGCGCTTCTATCGCCGCCGCCGCTTCTGGGCCTGGTCGGGCGTTGGCGTATTAGGCCTGGTGCTGCTGGCCCTGCTGGCGGTTTACTGGTTGCTGCAGACCGTGGCCGGCCGTGACGTGCTGCTGGCGCAGGTGGTGGCGCGGCTGCCGGTGGGCGCCAGCTTCACCTGGGACAAGGTGGACGGCCCGGTGGCCGGCCCGCTGACCCTGTACAACGTCGACTTCCGCTACGACGACATCCATTTCCATGCAGAACGCGCGCACCTGGAGCCGGACCTGCGCCCGCTGCTGGGTCGCAAGCTGCTGCTGGACAAGCTGGAGCTGACCAACGCGACGCTGAACCTGGCCAAGAGTGAGGAGCCGTTCAAGCTGCCGTCGTGGCCGGATTCGCTGCCGCAGATCGAGATGCCGCTGGCGATCCAGGCCGACGCCATCGCCATCGATGGCTTCCGCATCAGCCAGGCCAACGAGCCGGTGATCGACATCAGCCGCGTGCGTGGCGGCATCGAGATCGCCAACGGCGAGTTCCAGGCGCACAAACTGGTGGTGGACAGCGACATGGGCAATTTCACCGCCCAGGGCCGCTATATCCCGGCCAAGGACTACGACACCGACGTGACCGTCACTGCCGTGCTGCCGGCGCCGCGTGGACGTACCGCCGCCACCGTCGGCCTGGTCGCTCGTGGCGACCTGGCGCACATGGAGGTGGCCGTAGCCGGGCGCGCGCCGAAGCCGCTGCACGCGATGCTGGTGTTCGATGGCCGTACCGACCCGACCTGGAACGCCACGGTGCGCAGCGACGAACTGGACCTGGCGCTGCTGTCGCCGGCACTGGCGAGCACGGCGATCGCACCGCTGGCACTGGATTTCACCGCGGCCGGCAAGGGCGGCAACGCCAACCTGCACGGCAGGATCAAGCAGGGCGATCAGGAACTGGAGCTGGCACCGTCGGTGGTGTCGCTGCAGGACCAGGTGCTGAAGGTTTCACCACTGCTGGTGAAGGGGCTTGGCGGCGAAGCGCGGCTGGAAGGCACGGCCGATTTCAGCCAGGAAGACCAGCAGAAGCTCAACTTCTCGGTGGTCGCACGCGATCTGACCTACGTGCCGGCGCCCGATCCGAACACGGCCGGCAGCGCACCGGTGCCGGTCACCCTGAAGGAAGCGCGCTTCGGACTGGCCGGTACCCTCAAGGCCTGGGCGGCGATCGGCCGTGCCGAGGTCGAGCGTGATGCGCAGAAGGCACAGCTGCGCTTCGATGTGCGCGGCAACGACCAGGCCGCGTCGATCCACCAGCTGCAGGCACAGACCCCGGGTGGCCAGCTGCAGGTGGAAGGCCAGGTGGCGTGGGCACCGCAGCTGGACTGGGATGCCAAGGCCACGCTGAAGGACTTCGACCCCGGCTATTTCGTGCCGGGCTGGAATGGCCGCCTGTCCGGCAACCTGGCCTCGAAGGGCCGCCAGCTGCCGCCGCCGGCCAATGCGCCGCCGGGTACCGCCGGCACGCTCGAAGCCACGGTCGATCTGCCGTCGCTGAAGGGCATGCTGCGCCAGCGCAACCTCGACGCGCAGGGCAAGTTCGCGTTGCAGGGCGCGCAGGGCCAGGGTGACCTGAAGCTGTCGCTGGGCAGCAGCCGGGTGACCGCGTCGGGCAAGGTCGGTGACCGCCTCGACATCGATGCGCGTTTCGAACCGCTGCAGCTGAGCGATCTGCTGCCGGGCGCCGATGGTGGCCTGCGCGGCCAGGTGCAGGTGAAGGGCCCGCGCGATGCACCGGACATCACCGCCGACCTGGTCGGCAACAACCTCAACTGGGATGGCTACGGCGCCGAAAGCGTGAGCATCAAGGGCCACCTGCCGTGGCGCGGCGACAGCGGCTCGCTGGCGGTGCAGGGCCAGCAGGTCAACGCCGGCATGCTGCTGGAACGCTTGAATGTGGACGCGCAGGGCAGTGTCTCCAACCTGCGCCTGGCGGCGCAGACCCGCAACGAGATGGGCGCGGTCGAGCTGCAGGGCAGCGTGCGCCAGCAGGGCACGCAGTGGCGCGGCGAACTGGCTTCGCTGCGCATCGCGCCGGTGAAGGGCGATGCCTGGTCGCTTCGTGCACCGGCGGCGTTCGCGATCAACGGCGGAACCTACACGCTGTCCGAGGCCTGCCTGGCCGCCGCCAGCAGCGGCGCACTGTGCGCACAGGCCAACTGGCCGCGCGAGGGCCTGGTGGTGCGCAGTGATGCGTTGCCGTTGGCACTGGTGCAGCCGTGGTTGCCGCCGCAGTCCGGCCGCCGCATCTACCTGCGCGGCGATGTCAGCCTGGACGCGCAGATCCGCCCGCGCGGCAATGCCTGGGAAGGCCACGTGGAAGTGCGCTCGAAGGAAGGCGGCGTGCGCCTGGGCGAGAACCGCAACACCGTGGGCGATACCACCCGTGGCGAGCTGGTGCGATATGACCAGTTCTCGCTGAAACTCGACATGACCCCAGCCAGCATCAAGGGCTACCTGGGCATGGGCTTCCAGGGCAACGGCTTCGTCGACGCGAAGATGCAGACCGGCTGGGAAGCCAGCGCGCCGTTGAACGGCGAGCTCTACCTCAACATGTCGCGGCTGTACTGGCTGGAGCTGTTCTCGCCGGACATCGTGCGCCCGACCGGCCTGATCGAAGGCCACGTCAGCCTGCGCGGTACGCGTGGCCAGCCGTCGCTGGGTGGCGACGCGCAGCTGAGCAACTTCAAGGGTGAATTCCCGGCACTGGGCCTGACCTTCGACCAGGGCAAGGGCAGCTTCGTGGCGCAGCCCGATGGCTCGGCGAAGATCACTGCGCAGGCCAACTCCGGCCAGGGCACGCTGTACGTGGATGGTGGCCTGTCCTGGTTCGGCGATGCGCAGCCGCTGCAGCTGAAGATCCACGGCGAGAACGTGCTGCTGTCCAACACCAGCGAACTGCGCATCGTCGCCAATCCCAACCTCGACTTCACCCTGGCCAAGGCGGCGATGGAGCTGCGTGGCACCGTGCACGTGCCCGAGGCCGACATCGACCTTGAGCGCCTGGACCGTGGCACCTCGGTGTCCGAAGACGTGGTGGTGCTCGACCCGGCCGATCCGGAAGAGTCGCGCACCTCGCCGCTGGACATGGACCTGACGGTCAGCCTCGGCGACAAGGTGAAGATGACCGGCTTCGGCCTGAAGGGCGCGCTGACCGGCAAGATGCAGGTCTGGGCCAAGCCTGGCCGCGAAATGACCGCCAACGGCGGGCTGGAAGTCAGTGGCCGCTACAAGGCGTACGGGCAGGACCTGACCATCACCCGTGGCAACCTCACCTGGAACTACAACGCGGTGTCCGACCCGCGCATCAACATCCGTGCCGAGCGCCGGATCGGTGATGTCACTGCCGGCATCGACGTGACCGGGCGTGCGCAGCAGCCGCGTGCGGACGTGTGGTCCGAGCCGGCGATGTCGCAGTCCGAAGCACTGGCCTATCTGGTGCTGGGTCGCAGCCTGACCGGTGCCAGCAGCGACCAGGCCCAGCAGGTCAACGCGGCCTCGGCGGCACTCTCGGCCGGCAGCGGCCTGCTGGCGTCGCAGCTGGGTGCCAAGCTGGGCCTGGACGACGCCGGTGTGAGCCAGTCGCGCGCGCTGGGCGGCTCGGTGATCGGTGTCGGCAAGTACATCTCGCCCAAGCTGTACGTCGGCTACGGAGTATCGCTGGTCGGTGCCGGTTCGGTGATCACGCTGAAGTACCTGCTGCGCCGCGGCTTCGACGTGGAAGTGGAATCGAGCACGGTGGAAAACCGTGGTTCGATCAACTGGCGGCGGGAGAAATAA
- a CDS encoding transmembrane chaperone heat shock protein codes for MNRALDALGLDTDADERAIKRAYAQKLRTARPDEDPVAFQALHEAYQEALLWVRNRTQWQEEDGAEALSAPPADNSPPGPPALYDSHSSMDHMPVLHRPCTFDTDLPDDVVEPSLNLPRFARLLINTATDADPASFEHWLAHRPELWSLADRPRIGDVVLQQLLHEGRPLCESNFDLLGRYFCWDEIRADIDPYRVRARRNLLHRHWQLQPRNHAALTAALDRPHDRVSAIEAHARVERLTRPWHWLQSLLSASVPGRAATMRHTMQRLGVHGVRDTLAPLDGDQVAFWMAISEPRRFNLMKMQVAIVRCLLGALVVLAVLAALALLGDAARPIAISTSSMKHVAIHASVVIVSGVLMLTPFVGGTPSRTASAPAPVERPSPLDGLGMLTHGPRPRRPARSFAVVRQMDPGTEGG; via the coding sequence ACCGGGCACTGGACGCGCTCGGGCTCGACACCGACGCCGACGAACGGGCGATCAAGCGCGCCTACGCGCAGAAACTGCGCACGGCGCGCCCTGACGAAGACCCCGTGGCATTCCAGGCGCTGCACGAGGCTTACCAGGAGGCCCTGCTGTGGGTGCGCAACCGCACGCAATGGCAGGAGGAAGACGGTGCAGAAGCGCTGTCGGCCCCACCTGCAGACAACAGCCCACCCGGCCCACCGGCGCTGTACGACAGCCATTCGTCGATGGACCACATGCCGGTGCTGCATCGTCCATGCACGTTCGACACCGACCTGCCGGACGATGTGGTGGAGCCGTCATTGAACCTGCCCCGGTTTGCGCGTCTGCTGATCAACACCGCGACCGATGCCGACCCGGCCAGCTTCGAGCACTGGCTGGCCCATCGTCCGGAGCTGTGGTCATTGGCCGACAGGCCGCGTATCGGTGACGTGGTATTGCAGCAGCTGCTGCACGAGGGCCGGCCGCTGTGCGAGTCCAACTTCGATCTGCTCGGTCGATACTTCTGCTGGGATGAGATCCGGGCTGATATCGATCCCTACCGCGTCCGCGCACGGCGCAACCTGCTGCATCGCCACTGGCAGCTGCAGCCGCGCAACCACGCGGCCCTCACCGCAGCCCTGGACCGACCGCACGACCGGGTGTCCGCTATCGAGGCGCATGCCCGCGTGGAACGCTTGACCCGACCATGGCACTGGCTGCAATCGCTGCTGTCGGCCAGCGTGCCCGGGCGTGCTGCCACCATGCGGCACACGATGCAGCGTCTGGGGGTGCATGGCGTCCGTGACACGCTGGCGCCATTGGACGGGGATCAGGTCGCCTTCTGGATGGCGATATCCGAACCCAGGCGCTTCAATCTCATGAAGATGCAGGTGGCAATTGTCCGCTGCCTGCTGGGCGCTCTCGTCGTGCTGGCCGTCCTGGCGGCGCTGGCCTTGCTGGGTGATGCCGCTCGACCCATCGCGATCAGCACGTCCAGCATGAAACACGTGGCAATCCATGCCTCGGTGGTCATCGTGTCTGGCGTCCTCATGCTGACACCCTTCGTTGGAGGGACTCCATCGCGGACGGCGTCCGCGCCAGCGCCCGTCGAGCGACCGTCGCCGCTTGATGGACTCGGCATGCTCACGCACGGGCCTCGTCCGCGCAGGCCAGCCCGTTCCTTCGCCGTTGTCCGCCAGATGGACCCCGGCACAGAGGGGGGGTGA